One Chanodichthys erythropterus isolate Z2021 chromosome 10, ASM2448905v1, whole genome shotgun sequence DNA segment encodes these proteins:
- the si:ch1073-335m2.2 gene encoding msx2-interacting protein isoform X4: protein MVRETRHLWVGNLPEHVREEKIVEHFKRYGRVESVKVLRKRGSEGGVAAFVDFVDIKSAQKAHNAVNKMGDRDLRTDYNEPGSVPSAVRGLEDGTPSSSHGREVAGFSRSTVGPVYGPPVSLHTREGRYERRLDGSSSDSRERAYEHSPYGHHERSGTFDRPRHYNTDYYRDRSMFASGVSSSPAASALSGGFDASESHFESRIRDPFTLSSSARRDPYRDDRGRRADRTYHHHRRSRSSHSSQSRHPSPQRSAGQTPKAAHSPKRAPVSPSRGPRSRSRSPSSSSDSVSSTSSTGSGSSDSNSSSSEGSRARSVQSTATHAPPAPPVLALDSDEPRRSFGIRVQNLPTRSTDTSLKDGLFHEFKKYGKVTSVQIHGASEERYGLVFFRQQEDQEKALSVSKGKLFFGMLIEVTAWNGPETESENEFRPLDGRIDEFHPKATRTLFIGNLEKTTNYQQLLDVFQRFGEIVDIDIKRVNGIPQYAFVQYSDIASVCKAIKKMDGEYLGTNRLKLGFGKSMPTACVWLDGLTSNITEQYLTRHFCRYGPVVKVVFDRLKGMALILYNNTDFAQAAVRETKGWKIGGNKIKVDFASQESQMAFYRSMQASGQDIRDFYDIPSERREERRTPYHEFSAERAYYENVRTPGIYAEDPRRDYPGRSRDRYAELDHYQGEHYDPRYHEDPREYRDYRDPFEDIRKYSYIQRERERERERFEADRGRWSPSHQRRPLTPSASPSPSDRVSREAERRVYRHSSERSGSCSSLSPPPPQFEKSEKSPVDYKSEGLEREMEQTEAERASGAESKKRSRRKEKADREKGEKAKQRRGKVQSPTVPHSEAEREASLDLGSGKVKVSDLESQERQKHKGDKEPSPTDHVTRLESQKGERLDQCKSESLDRDGKGKSKKHLKSDSGSDGKDSLLDSDRLAARKRRFGDPSGKTIRQKRGRLEDDLVSAISQPAEFAMNTGFAKETDVDVKAEKEAQKREHSKSRIGSHYSQREELDSTTRGTSQGPPLRPGELSEVDILDSKSHPVPRRFSNDGTSDKDNKVRDEYLENIDLSQSYRKQMEQNRRLRQQLQTPDKPGKTETHQGIDAEDLEHRSLVHEVGKPPQDVTDTSPPSKIKKQESFEMEMSAKRERIYRTVRQKSEDLEWNNTNSPRFQHAPLQREEEYADPRIQMTVREVKEPSKPEDNVPLDLELASKRMQTSQMSKMSTSLQDEQQRRWESQLKQDLLPDFSRTSEKRRLNRKYLDYGLWPDLEPGEVRSDSEEDRENKPNSPAPSTSVSFSERHRPDRLSESKLTSSLERHKFRSFADDQTITPDTKALLERAKSLSSSREDNWSFLDYDSHFASFRSRKDTEKVESAPRPTPSWYMKKKKIRSESEDKVDDRKEDPKPEEQERRELFASRFLHSSIFEQDSRRLQHLEQKHEDPEHGIGYLYSQQGPAEGQPDPEPVVLFHSRFLELTRLQQQKNKEQIPQNTKHEESIDATRVSKTPEEEQAPQQQNAAEPSIHQAEIKSISPVQAPQTSPVQAPQISPPALAAKESLPSAETECADTPTYNLLDPSMKEEDKEHELPSAQSLKPLLEEPSEPNCSPECQESKIPVEEIVLKTNDFESAPETNQVVVELLSSNETPASNLQPETEPPVKFPESQSPLSSIPSEQHEKEPEPPVTEAESNSTDDQKVADNYPVEEAVSPPPKSRNKKAKTSPTTPVTTPLPATPDKQSTRKSVRIDKEKLKRSSSPRGVASKAVPDSKSASKSPGHSTEMEQGTEQNVPSRARRRNVRSVYAKPFEDENALQPGKDAESPRAVRKRGVDKDVGTDVETVTAAPLKRGRPPKNRRQAEDVPAGKTERSKSTESKELDAIEMNSEDVPKVGKGKFSPHTQKGVSPVNVSASGNGKKGDKMEKISESSKLITEENSLVLKNLTIRLDVTEVKAMLQTSEDEPGADDSPKKSSPGVSSKDEVLEAKFENNAMDEVNNCEGETLPASTKAIEPDVALLSRELELEQAVENIAKLTEDASPPPFKSNLTKAQRSLAEEPERDSEEEKPANPSSETELAAAIDSITSEDTSCTLPQEQIINSAVDSDADMQTLGSSSKVSETCVSTTVEETITTPKKVCKGRAKASKKGKGQKGAGSKKEPFKDAVLDAENIPVKSPESIPTELPTVTERSPTSTAVVITSSSKQGVTLTAPNADIPNEPELPLKTEMDIPKSSPALSRSPTSKYQPYSYKNTSPSMSPTRTCLKNLSSYPSRISVSPTERFNQPKEAGVLSPPQTSVESPTLPSDTPVHDANSGDLRKILTKPRTGPVLDIGATSGNMHPHSVRESDITPDVVTSKSAHQDNRQPSVSAQPVVRQPASIPSPETKQIFSEKSVISVIASTPTSVISRVCNPPDSEDKPNVPIGNPFLDKQPPKQIYQPSLEESSTYHGPPVGEEGGNAGRYIVESTSLSTGSSTGLRVQTSEGVVVLSHSGQKMEGPHRISAKISQIPPASAVDIESQQLVSMPQIKQELYSASQPPSSKCSLPSDHGHSMKPQLNVSTIKQESALDKLESSYTPVQSGVVKILQQTPGPSQVMSYHHTVMKHPKKGDGSESLSVDGVKPAWVPTISPAISPHLPPAASNHVGFIAGTSTDRTPSLIQPKQEPRSPRKSGHPHSPFAKVSSPIGSSSPKGVSMVLPPGLPPLSPYVSTVHHSEQSVIMPPHNAHSGIGRMSPHRVGPIGHLTQGEVRVNTPPLSMMNYAIHSESLTSSWPPGQQRPTSPQAVGNREMVLKVNTANARSHDGGEEEARRFHTSLGRPPAAQLKPESIPAEYRGALPSGLPIERFNMSPRDMRVLIHHQQSDRPTAELHQVHVPENMPPSSTPTSMAASLSPRPHLLAKGVSEKDPSKTSELRRAQTPPSKEGMMAIRSAMPPMASPQRVQLMTPGAGTSFPEYSAMYTNLRPTHAQFADNSPMGINQSTHSIPQSQATQEPESSQPQAEAKVELVGHQPVNMVQLLTKYPIVWQGLLALKNDTAAVQLHFLCGNKALGLRSLPLPESGGILRIVQRMRLEAQQLEGVARRMTGESDFCLLLAMPCGVNQDDVLNQTQALKSAFINYLQAKLAAGIINVPNPGSNQPAYVLQIFPPCEFSESHLSRLAPDLLSQISSISPHLMIVITSV, encoded by the exons CAGCAGCTCTGACAGTCGGGAGCGAGCGTACGAGCACAGTCCTTACGGACACCACGAGCGCAGCGGCACATTCGACAGGCCGCGGCACTACAACACAGACTATTACAGGGACCGTTCTATGTTTGCCTCCGGGGTCAGCTCCAGCCCGGCCGCTAGTGCTCTTAGCGGTGGCTTTGATGCGTCCGAGTCTCACTTTGAGTCTCGGATTCGTGACCCTTTTACCCTTTCCAGTTCCGCTCGCCGCGACCCGTACCGGGACGATAGGGGCCGGCGCGCTGACCGGACGTACCACCATCATCGGCGGAGCCGGTCCTCGCACTCTTCCCAGTCCCGGCACCCGTCGCCTCAGAGGAGCGCGGGACAGACCCCTAAAGCCGCCCACTCGCCCAAAAGAGCGCCCGTGTCTCCCAGCCGGGGCCCGCGCTCGCGCTCACGCAGCCCGTCTTCAAGCTCGGACTCGGTCAGCAGCACCAGCAGCACTGGCAGCGGCAG cagtgattcaaacaGCAGCTCCAGTGAAGGGTCGCGAGCGCGCTCAGTGCAGTCTACGGCCACTCACGCTCCTCCTGCTCCTCCTGTGCTCGCGCTGGACTCTGACGAGCCACGGAGGAGCTTCGGCATCAGAGTCCAGAACCTCCCGACACGATCCACAG ATACGAGTTTGAAAGACGGGCTCTTTCACGAGTTTAAGAAGTATGGGAAGGTGACATCGGTGCAGATCCACGGGGCGTCGGAAGAGCGCTACGGTTTGGTGTTCTTCCGACAGCAGGAGGACCAGGAGAAAGCCCTCAGCGTGTCCAAAGGGAAGCTCTTCTTCGGGATGCTGATCGAGGTCACGGCCTGGAACGGCCCCGAGACGGAGAGCGAGAATGAGTTTCGTCCCCTGGACGGACGCATCGACGAGTTTCACCCCAAGGCCACTCGTACGCTGTTTATCGGAAACCTGGAGAAGACCACCAACTATCAGCAGCTACTCGACGTCTTCCAGCGCTTCGGGGAGATTGTG GATATTGATATCAAGAGGGTGAATGGCATTCCCCAGTATGCATTTGTTCAATACTCTGATATTGCAAGTGTTTGTAAAGCCATTAAGAAAATGGATGGAGAGTATCTCGGCACCAACAGACTGAAG CTTGGGTTTGGGAAGAGTATGCCGACAGCATGCGTGTGGTTGGACGGGCTGACCTCGAATATCACAGAGCAGTACCTCACACGACACTTCTGTCGCTACGGACCCGTCGTTAAG GTTGTGTTTGATAGGTTAAAAGGAATGGCTCTTATTCTGTACAACAACACTGATTTTGCCCAAGCAGCTGTTAGAGAAACCAAAGGATGGAAGATAGGAGGGAACAAAATTAAG GTTGATTTTGCCAGTCAGGAGAGTCAAATGGCTTTCTATCGATCTATGCAGGCATCAGGGCAGGACATCCGTGACTTTTATGATATTCCATCAGAGAGGAG gGAAGAGAGGCGAACTCCTTATCATGAGTTTTCAGCTGAGCGGGCATATTACGAGAATGTAAGGACTCCTGGCATTTACGCCGAAGACCCCCGTCGAGACTATCCTGGTCGCAGTCGCGATCGCTATGCAGAGTTGGATCATTACCAAGGAGAACATTACGATCCCCGCTATCATGAGGACCCACGGGAATACAGAGATTATCGAGACCCTTTTGAGGACATCAGGAAGTACAGCTATATCCAGCGTGAACGTGAACGGGAGCGGGAGCGATTTGAGGCCGATCGAGGCAGATGGAGCCCGTCTCATCAGCGTCGTCCCTTAACTCCCTCTGCTTCACCCTCACCTTCTGATCGAGTCTCACGAGAAGCTGAAAGACGCGTGTACAGACACTCCTCTGAGAGATCTGGAAGCTGCAGCTCACTGTCTCCACCTCCACCTCAGTTTGAGAAATCTGAGAAATCGCCAGTAGATTACAAATCAGAAGGACTGGAGAGAGAAATGGAGCAGACCGAAGCAGAGCGTGCAAGTGGAGCGGAGAGCAAGAAGCGTAGCAGACGCAAGGAaaaggctgacagagagaaggGAGAGAAAGCAAAGCAAAGGAGAGGCAAAGTGCAGTCTCCCACTGTTCCTCATTCTGAAGCAGAGAGAGAGGCTAGTCTGGATTTGGGTTCTGGGAAAGTAAAAGTTTCAGATTTAGAGAGTCAAGAAAGGCAGAAGCATAAAGGGGACAAAGAACCCTCTCCTACTGACCACGTTACTCGCCTCGAGTCTCAAAAGGGAGAGAGACTCGATCAGTGCAAAAGTGAGTCGTTAGACAGGGATGGGAAAGGAAAGTcaaagaaacatttaaaatctgACTCTGGTAGTGATGGCAAAGATTCCCTTTTAGATTCTGACAGACTTGCAGCGAGAAAGAGGCGGTTTGGTGATCCCAGTGGGAAAACTATAAGACAGAAAAGAGGCCGTCTAGAGGATGATCTAGTTTCTGCGATTAGCCAACCTGCAGAATTTGCAATGAACACAGGATTTGCAAAAGAGACTGATGTTGATGTGAAAGCAGAGAAAGAGGCTCAAAAAAGAGAACACTCCAAATCCAGGATTGGTTCTCATTATAGTCAAAGGGAAGAGCTGGATAGCACTACGAGAGGGACGTCTCAAGGCCCACCATTACGACCAGGTGAATTATCTGAAGTGGATATTTTGGACTCAAAATCGCACCCTGTGCCTAGGCGATTTTCAAACGATGGAACCTCAGATAAGGACAACAAAGTAAGGGACGAATATCTAGAAAATATTGACCTTTCTCAGAGTTACCGCAAACAGATGGAGCAAAACCGGCGGCTACGGCAGCAGCTGCAGACGCCTGATAAACCAGGAAAGACAGAAACTCATCAAGGTATAGATGCAGAAGATCTTGAGCATCGTAGTCTGGTGCATGAGGTTGGCAAGCCTCCGCAGGATGTAACCGATACCTCACCTCCAAGTAAGATCAAGAAACAAGAGTCCTTTGAGATGGAAATGAGTGCTAAGAGGGAAAGGATTTACCGAACAGTTCGGCAAAAGAGTGAAGACCTTGAGTGGAATAACACAAACTCTCCAAGGTTTCAGCATGCCCCGCTACAAAGAGAGGAAGAATATGCAGACCCCCGTATTCAAATGACTGTGAGAGAAGTAAAAGAACCCTCAAAACCTGAAGATAATGTTCCATTAGATCTGGAACTTGCCAGTAAACGGATGCAAACCTCACAGATGTCAAAGATGAGTACATCGCTACAAGATGAGCAGCAAAGACGATGGGAGAGTCAACTAAAGCAAGACTTGTTACCAGACTTTTCAAGGACCTCTGAGAAAAGACGTCTCAATCGGAAGTACTTGGATTATGGACTTTGGCCTGATTTGGAACCTGGTGAAGTGCGTTCTGACTCTGAAGAGGATCGTGAAAATAAGCCCAACTCTCCTGCGCCATCAACTTCTGTATCTTTCTCTGAAAGGCATCGTCCAGACAGGTTGTCAGAGTCCAAGCTAACATCCTCTCTAGAGAGACACAAATTCCGTTCTTTTGCAGATGATCAGACAATCACTCCAGATACTAAAGCTTTGTTAGAGCGTGCAAAGTCTTTGTCCTCCTCAAGAGAAGACAACTGGTCTTTCCTTGATTATGATTCACATTTTGCCAGTTTCAGAAGTAGAAAGGACACCGAAAAGGTAGAGTCAGCACCAAGACCAACTCCCTCATGGTacatgaagaagaaaaaaattcgAAGTGAGTCTGAAGACAAAGTGGATGACAGGAAAGAAGATCCAAAGCCAGAAGAACAGGAGAGACGAGAGTTGTTTGCGTCGCGTTTTTTGCACAGTTCTATTTTTGAGCAGGATTCAAGGCGTCTCCAGCATCTGGAGCAAAAGCATGAGGACCCTGAACATGGTATTGGATATCTGTACTCTCAGCAAGGCCCAGCAGAAGGGCAGCCTGACCCAGAACCAGTTGTGCTTTTCCATAGCCGTTTCTTGGAGCTAACAAGGTTGCAGCAACAGAAGAATAAAGAACAAATCCCTCAAAATACCAAGCATGAAGAATCCATAGATGCAACTAGAGTAAGTAAAACACCAGAGGAAGAACAAGCTCCACAGCAACAAAATGCTGCTGAACCTAGTATCCATCAAGCTGAGATCAAATCAATTAGCCCTGTTCAGGCTCCTCAGACTAGTCCTGTCCAAGCTCCTCAAATATCACCGCCTGCTTTAGCAGCCAAAGAATCCTTGCCATCAGCAGAAACAGAATGTGCTGATACTCCTACCTATAATTTGCTTGATCCTTCCATGAAGGAGGAAGATAAAGAGCATGAATTGCCCTCAGCTCAGTCATTAAAGCCTTTACTTGAGGAACCCTCAGAACCCAATTGTTCTCCAGAATGCCAAGAGTCAAAGATACCAGTCGAGGAGATTGTATTGAAGACTAATGACTTTGAAAGTGCTCCTGAAACCAACCAAGTTGTTGTAGAACTGCTCTCGAGCAACGAAACACCAGCCAGCAATTTGCAACCAGAGACCGAGCCTCCAGTCAAGTTTCCTGAATCCCAAAGTCCCCTCTCAAGTATCCCTTCTGAGCAACATGAAAAGGAACCTGAGCCACCTGTTACAGAGGCTGAATCTAACAGTACAGATGATCAGAAAGTTGCTGATAATTATCCAGTTGAAGAAGCTGTGTCTCCCCCTCCAAAGTCAAGAAATAAAAAAGCTAAAACCTCTCCTACCACACCGGTAACTACACCTCTGCCTGCTACCCCAGACAAACAGAGTACCCGCAAAAGTGTGCGCATTgacaaagaaaaactgaaacGCTCATCTTCTCCAAGAGGAGTGGCATCCAAGGCAGTACCTGATTCAAAGTCAGCAAGTAAGTCCCCTGGGCACAGCACAGAAATGGAGCAAGGTACAGAGCAAAATGTACCATCTAGGGCAAGACGTAGGAATGTGCGTTCTGTTTATGCTAAACCATTTGAAGATGAAAATGCTCTGCAACCTGGAAAAGATGCTGAATCACCTCGTGCTGTGCGGAAGCGTGGCGTAGATAAAGATGTGGGTACTGATGTAGAGACTGTTACTGCAGCACCCTTGAAACGGGGACGCCCCCCCAAGAATCGACGCCAAGCAGAGGATGTACCAGCAGGAAAAACTGAACGGTCAAAATCAACTGAGTCTAAAGAATTGGATGCAATTGAGATGAACAGTGAGGATGTTCCCAAAGTAGGTAAAGGCAAATTTTCACCCCACACACAAAAAGGAGTAAGTCCAGTGAATGTATCTGCATCTGGAAATGGAAAAAAGGGAGACAAAATGGAGAAAATATCAGAAAGTTCCAAACTCATTACTGAAGAAAACTCTCTTGTTCTTAAAAACCTTACAATTCGGCTTGATGTGACCGAGGTAAAGGCAATGCTTCAGACTAGTGAAGATGAACCTGGAGCTGATGATTCTCCCAAAAAGAGCTCACCTGGTGTGTCTTCAAAGGATGAGGTACTAGAAGCTAAATTTGAAAATAATGCCATGGATGAAGTTAATAATTGTGAAGGAGAAACATTGCCTGCTTCAACAAAAGCCATTGAGCCAGATGTAGCTTTGCTGTCTCGAGAGCTGGAGCTTGAGCAAGCTGTTGAGAATATTGCAAAGCTGACAGAAGATGCATCTCCTCCTCCGTTCAAAAGTAACTTGACAAAGGCACAACGTTCATTAGCTGAAGAACCAGAGCGTGACTCAGAAGAAGAAAAGCCTGCAAATCCATCCAGTGAAACAGAACTTGCTGCTGCTATAGATTCCATTACGTCAGAGGACACATCTTGTACCCTGCCacaagaacaaataatcaactCTGCTGTAGATTCGGATGCTGATATGCAGACGCTTGGATCCAGTTCAAAAGTATCTGAAACCTGTGTTAGCACAACAGTTGAGGAGACCATAACCACTCCTAAAAAAGTGTGTAAAGGCAGAGCAAAAGCTTCAAAGAAGGGCAAAGGCCAAAAGGGTGCTGGAAGCAAAAAGGAACCCTTCAAAGATGCAGTTTTGGATGCTGAAAACATCCCTGTGAAGTCACCAGAATCCATACCCACCGAACTTCCAACAGTCACAGAAAGATCACCCACAAGTACAGCTGTTGTCATTACTTCATCGTCCAAGCAGGGTGTAACTTTAACAGCGCCTAATGCAGACATTCCAAACGAACCTGAGTTGCCTCTTAAAACTGAGATGGATATCCCAAAATCTTCTCCTGCTCTCAGCAGAAGCCCAACATCCAAGTATCAGCCTTAttcatacaaaaacacatcccCCTCAATGTCTCCAACAAGAACTTGCCTCAAGAATTTATCCTCATACCCAAGCAGGATTTCTGTTTCCCCAACAGAGCGCTTCAATCAGCCAAAAGAAGCTGGGGTCCTCTCCCCTCCACAGACCTCTGTAGAGAGCCCGACATTACCCTCAGATACCCCTGTTCATGATGCCAACTCAGGTGATTTGCGTAAAATCCTCACAAAGCCTAGAACTGGCCCAGTGTTGGACATTGGTGCTACATCTGGGAATATGCATCCTCATTCTGTAAGGGAAAGTGACATTACACCAGATGTGGTAACCAGCAAAAGTGCTCATCAAGATAACAGGCAACCCTCCGTTTCAGCCCAACCTGTAGTTCGACAACCTGCTTCTATACCATCCCCGGAAACAAAGCAGATCTTCAGTGAGAAGTCCGTTATTTCGGTTATTGCTTCCACTCCTACCTCTGTCATCAGTCGAGTTTGCAATCCCCCTGACTCAGAGGATAAGCCAAATGTTCCCATTGGAAATCCCTTTCTCGACAAACAACCTCCAAAACAGATTTACCAGCCAAGCTTGGAGGAAAGCAGTACTTACCATGGTCCACCAGTCGGTGAGGAAGGTGGAAATGCTGGTCGTTATATTGTGGAGAGTACATCGCTGAGTACAGGTTCAAGCACAGGACTGAGAGTTCAGACATCAGAAGGTGTAGTGGTGCTGAGTCATTCTGGACAGAAAATGGAGGGGCCACATCGCATAAGTGCCAAAATCAGCCAGATCCCACCTGCCAGTGCTGTGGACATAGAGTCACAGCAGCTGGTGTCCATGCCCCAGATCAAGCAGGAACTTTACAGTGCCTCCCAGCCACCATCTTCGAAATGCTCACTTCCTTCAGATCATGGGCATTCAATGAAACCACAACTAAATGTCTCCACAATTAAACAAGAGTCTGCACTGGACAAATTAGAATCCTCTTACACTCCAGTTCAAAGTGGAGTTGTTAAAATATTGCAACAAACGCCTGGCCCATCACAGGTCATGAGTTACCATCATACTGTGATGAAGCACCCCAAGAAGGGAGATGGGTCAGAGTCCCTCAGCGTGGATGGCGTGAAACCTGCCTGGGTCCCAACTATTAGTCCGGCTATAAGTCCACATCTTCCCCCAGCAGCAAGCAATCATGTTGGGTTCATAGCTGGCACATCGACAGATCGAACTCCGTCACTTATTCAACCTAAGCAGGAGCCGCGATCTCCCAGGAAATCTGGACACCCTCATTCTCCTTTTGCCAAAGTGTCGTCTCCTATAGGCTCTTCATCTCCAAAAGGTGTGTCTATGGTCCTTCCCCCTGGGTTACCCCCTCTGTCCCCATATGTTTCCACTGTCCACCACTCTGAGCAGTCTGTGATCATGCCCCCACACAATGCTCACAGTGGTATTGGAAGAATGTCACCACACCGTGTTGGCCCAATAGGGCACCTCACTCAGGGTGAGGTAAGAGTGAACACTCCTCCTCTCTCTATGATGAACTATGCCATTCACTCTGAAAGCCTCACTTCCTCTTGGCCACCTGGCCAGCAGCGACCCACATCTCCCCAGGCCGTGGGGAACAGGGAAATGGTCCTCAAAGTTAACACAGCCAATGCAAGAAGCCATGATGGGGGGGAAGAAGAGGCAAGGCGTTTCCATACATCTCTTGGAAGACCACCAGCTGCTCAACTGAAACCAGAATCCATACCAGCAGAATATCGTGGAGCTCTCCCCAGTGGTTTACCAATCGAACGATTCAACATGTCACCAAGAGACATGCGAGTACTCATTCACCACCAGCAAAGCGATCGTCCCACTGCAGAATTACACCAGGTGCATGTCCCTGAGAACATGCCACCCTCTTCAACTCCTACCAGCATGGCGGCATCTCTTTCCCCTCGGCCACACTTGTTAGCAAAGGGAGTATCTGAGAAGGACCCCTCGAAAACATCAGAGCTTAGGAGGGCACAGACCCCTCCCAGTAAGGAGGGAATGATGGCAATCCGTAGTGCAATGCCTCCCATGGCTTCTCCTCAGAGAGTTCAGCTGATGACACCAGGAGCTGGAACATCCTTCCCTGAATATTCAGCCATGTATACAAACCTACGGCCCACCCACGCTCAGTTTGCTGATAATTCTCCAATGGGGATTAACCAGTCCACCCATAGCATCCCACAATCACAGGCAA CTCAAGAGCCAGAGTCAAGTCAGCCACAAGCTGAAGCTAAAGTGGAGTTGGTTGGACATCAGCCGGTGAATATGGTGCAGCTTCTGACG AAATACCCTATTGTGTGGCAAGGCCTACTGGCACTGAAGAATGATACAGCAGCGGTTCAGCTGCATTTCTTATGTGGAAACAAAGCTCTTGGCCTGCGGTCTTTGCCTCTCCCGGAGAGTGGAGGGATTCTCCGCATCGTACAGAGAATGAGGCTGGAGGCGCAGCAGTTGGAGGGAGTCGCTCGCAGAATGACG GGGGAGAGTGACTTCTGCCTCCTGTTGGCCATGCCGTGTGGCGTCAACCAGGACGACGTGTTGAACCAAACGCAGGCGCTCAAATCTGCCTTCATCAATTACCTGCAGGCCAAACTGGCGGCTGGAATCATCAACGTCCCCAATCCCGGCTCCAATCAG CCTGCCTACGTGCTGCAGATCTTCCCACCGTGCGAGTTTTCCGAGAGCCACCTGTCGCGGCTCGCTCCGGACCTCCTCAGCCAGATCTCCAGCATCTCTCCGCACCTCATGATTGTCATCACCTCTGTGTGA